A genomic window from Arthrobacter globiformis includes:
- a CDS encoding TrkH family potassium uptake protein, whose protein sequence is MRDVPAPKARPAGRNAQPPGKRLRPAAKTARLAAKTTAKTAKAAARTDRKAAGTDRGFGGLWPGGSKVFPRILNVFAPQHPAQVIVLGFAGAVALGTILLMLPISRNGPAGAPFLDALFTSTSSVCVTGLITVDTPVYWSGFGKVVIMALIQIGGFGVMSFGTLLGVLMARRLGLRSRLSAAAETRSTGFGDVRRVLLGVLAISLTVEIVLAGMLAARLVAGYGYEPGRALWHGVFHAVSSFNNAGFALHTDNLIGFAGDPWICLPIAAAVIIGGLGFPVLFELRRQYQRPIHWSMNTKLVLVGTAVLLTAGTVFITAVEWSNPATLGALKPGERVLAGFFQSVITRTAGFNSVDIGQMHEVSWLGMDILMFIGGGPAGTAGGLKITTFSVLFFILLTELQGGTAVNIFGKRLSRAVHRQAITVVLLAIGLVVASTMFLMIITDFGQERILFEVISAFATVGLSTGITAAMPPAGQVVLILLMFIGRLGPVTLGAALALRERPLLYEYPKERPLIG, encoded by the coding sequence ATGCGCGACGTTCCTGCCCCGAAGGCCCGGCCTGCAGGCAGGAACGCCCAGCCTCCCGGCAAACGGCTCCGGCCGGCGGCGAAAACTGCCAGGCTCGCGGCCAAGACGACAGCGAAAACAGCCAAAGCGGCTGCCAGAACAGACCGGAAAGCGGCCGGAACGGACCGTGGGTTCGGCGGGCTGTGGCCCGGCGGCTCCAAAGTCTTCCCGCGCATCCTCAACGTCTTCGCACCCCAGCACCCCGCCCAGGTGATTGTGCTCGGGTTCGCCGGTGCGGTCGCCCTCGGCACAATCCTGCTCATGCTGCCCATCTCGCGGAACGGCCCCGCGGGAGCGCCCTTCCTCGATGCCCTGTTCACCTCCACCTCGTCCGTGTGCGTCACCGGCCTGATCACCGTCGACACCCCGGTGTACTGGAGCGGGTTCGGCAAGGTGGTGATCATGGCCCTGATCCAGATCGGCGGGTTCGGCGTCATGTCCTTCGGCACGCTGCTGGGGGTGCTCATGGCCCGCCGGCTGGGCCTGCGCTCACGGCTCTCGGCAGCCGCGGAGACCAGGAGCACCGGATTCGGCGACGTGCGCCGCGTGCTGCTCGGGGTCCTGGCCATCAGCCTCACCGTGGAGATCGTGCTCGCGGGGATGCTGGCCGCCAGGTTGGTCGCGGGCTATGGCTACGAGCCCGGGCGTGCGCTGTGGCACGGCGTCTTCCACGCGGTGTCCTCGTTCAACAACGCCGGGTTCGCGCTGCACACGGACAACCTCATCGGCTTCGCCGGGGACCCGTGGATCTGCCTGCCCATCGCAGCCGCGGTGATCATCGGCGGCCTCGGCTTCCCGGTGCTCTTCGAACTGCGCCGGCAGTACCAGCGGCCCATCCATTGGAGCATGAACACCAAGCTGGTCCTCGTGGGCACGGCAGTGCTCCTCACGGCAGGCACCGTCTTCATCACCGCCGTCGAATGGTCCAACCCGGCCACCCTCGGCGCGCTCAAGCCGGGCGAACGCGTCCTGGCCGGCTTCTTCCAGTCCGTCATCACCCGCACCGCCGGATTCAACAGCGTCGACATCGGGCAGATGCACGAGGTGTCCTGGCTGGGCATGGACATCCTGATGTTCATCGGCGGCGGCCCGGCCGGCACCGCGGGCGGCCTGAAGATCACCACGTTCAGCGTCCTGTTCTTCATCCTCCTGACGGAACTGCAGGGCGGCACGGCCGTGAACATCTTCGGCAAGCGGCTCTCCCGCGCCGTGCACCGGCAGGCAATCACCGTGGTGCTGCTGGCCATCGGGCTGGTAGTCGCCTCCACAATGTTCCTGATGATCATCACCGACTTCGGCCAGGAGCGGATCCTGTTCGAGGTGATCTCCGCGTTTGCCACGGTGGGTCTGTCCACAGGCATCACGGCCGCCATGCCGCCGGCTGGCCAGGTGGTGCTGATCCTGCTCATGTTCATCGGCCGCCTGGGCCCGGTGACGCTGGGCGCCGCACTGGCCCTCCGCGAACGCCCGCTTCTGTACGAATACCCGAAGGAAAGGCCCCTCATTGGCTAA
- a CDS encoding potassium channel family protein — MAKNFFSRSPESTAQADSVVVIGLGRFGGSLALELEAQGTEVLGIDSNEDTVQSYNGRLTHVVRADSTKEEVLRQLSVHEFDRAVVGIGSDIEASILTTSRLLTFKKPQIWAKAISEPHAEILNQLGVNHVIRPEHDMGKRVAHLVRGSLLDYVEFEDDFVMIRTSPPTEARDRPLGVLGLRDKYGITIVAVKRPGGIWGHTTAQTVLYDDDQIIVQGSKTQAERFSNMT, encoded by the coding sequence TTGGCTAAGAACTTCTTCTCCCGTTCCCCCGAATCCACGGCACAGGCAGATTCGGTGGTGGTCATCGGACTGGGCCGCTTCGGCGGGTCGCTGGCACTGGAGCTCGAGGCGCAGGGCACCGAGGTGCTGGGCATCGACTCCAACGAGGACACCGTGCAGTCCTACAACGGCCGGCTCACCCACGTGGTCCGGGCGGACTCCACCAAGGAGGAGGTGCTCCGCCAGCTCTCCGTCCACGAGTTCGACCGCGCCGTGGTGGGCATCGGCAGCGACATCGAGGCGAGCATCCTGACGACCTCGCGCCTGCTCACATTCAAGAAGCCGCAGATCTGGGCCAAGGCCATCAGCGAGCCGCACGCCGAGATCCTCAACCAGCTCGGCGTGAACCACGTGATCCGCCCCGAGCACGACATGGGCAAGCGCGTGGCCCACCTGGTCCGCGGCTCGCTGCTGGACTACGTCGAGTTCGAGGACGACTTCGTGATGATCCGCACCAGCCCGCCCACCGAGGCCCGTGACCGTCCGCTCGGCGTGCTGGGCCTGCGCGACAAGTACGGCATCACCATCGTGGCGGTCAAGCGCCCCGGCGGGATCTGGGGCCACACCACCGCGCAGACCGTCCTGTACGACGACGACCAGATCATCGTGCAGGGAAGCAAGACGCAAGCGGAGCGGTTCAGCAACATGACGTAG
- a CDS encoding O-antigen ligase family protein: MERAISRLPGACMILMAASLLAFQPGGLFRFVWVKLVVVILAVLAGLLSPVGARLPLAVKAVTAACVLWIAVAMLLSDTPLASIAGRWPRYEGLLTLAVYVAVLAVGAKILGSSDASRRRTVLSLSLAVAGIALFVLAVLESAGLRPLGGAEDVRPGATLGNATDQGLAGVVIAGVLAAQGGPGRNWQVWLCRAGLLAGAGVAVLSGSRAALAALLVVALFVAFTWMKGRSWPPLKTAAGAAAAAAGIAIVVFLVPAARDRLLSAGTVDGRWLLWDRSLGLIADHSVSGVGPSGFVDALPAYLNGEWARTVGDSFPADSPHSWPLQALAAGGFPLLVLVLALIAVSVIAVIRRLRETPVSADRRYLAVVLATVAAYALALLTHFTSIGTTGLVAFLCGGLVGSDVGNPAGAGNRFIPAPAARKLRAVPRLAGVVLVLAALVVAVPATLAEWPMVAGARAAAAGNIAGAQQAFVQARQLRPWDSDTALLAAQAFAGPATAGDQEAARHAVEWGRLARERTPGSQEAGTALAVGYLYSGDVPAAKDLLDAMVADAPYSTALYVHRGVAQFGLGRSAEAIADLEHAASLDPSLETPWRVLANIHQRLGHAQEALAASQRADSLAGN, translated from the coding sequence ATGGAACGAGCAATCTCCCGTCTTCCCGGGGCCTGCATGATCCTGATGGCCGCCTCTCTCCTGGCCTTCCAGCCTGGCGGACTGTTCCGCTTCGTATGGGTCAAGCTCGTGGTGGTGATTCTCGCCGTCCTCGCCGGCCTGCTGTCGCCTGTTGGTGCGCGCCTCCCGCTGGCGGTGAAGGCAGTAACGGCAGCCTGCGTGCTGTGGATCGCCGTCGCGATGCTGCTCTCCGACACGCCTCTTGCGAGTATCGCGGGACGCTGGCCGCGCTATGAGGGCCTGCTGACACTGGCGGTGTACGTGGCTGTTCTCGCGGTGGGTGCAAAAATCCTCGGCAGTTCCGACGCGAGTCGGCGGCGCACGGTGCTCAGCCTGTCCCTGGCAGTCGCGGGCATCGCCTTGTTCGTCCTTGCCGTGCTGGAAAGCGCAGGTCTGCGCCCGCTAGGCGGCGCTGAAGATGTAAGGCCGGGAGCGACGCTGGGCAACGCAACCGACCAAGGCCTGGCCGGCGTCGTGATTGCCGGTGTCCTGGCTGCGCAAGGCGGGCCAGGCCGGAACTGGCAGGTTTGGCTGTGCCGTGCGGGTTTGCTGGCCGGCGCCGGAGTTGCTGTGCTTTCCGGGTCCCGGGCTGCGCTGGCGGCCCTCCTGGTCGTGGCTCTGTTCGTCGCCTTCACCTGGATGAAGGGCAGGTCCTGGCCCCCGCTGAAAACCGCCGCCGGAGCTGCGGCCGCCGCGGCGGGCATCGCCATCGTCGTGTTTCTGGTTCCCGCCGCCAGGGATCGGCTGCTGTCAGCCGGAACGGTGGATGGGCGGTGGCTGCTGTGGGACCGGAGCCTCGGGCTGATCGCCGACCACTCTGTCTCGGGCGTAGGTCCGAGCGGTTTCGTGGACGCGTTGCCCGCGTACCTGAACGGGGAATGGGCGCGGACTGTTGGTGACAGCTTTCCTGCCGATTCGCCGCACAGCTGGCCACTGCAGGCACTGGCAGCAGGCGGTTTTCCGCTGCTGGTGCTCGTTCTGGCTTTGATCGCCGTGTCAGTGATTGCTGTGATCCGGCGGTTGCGGGAAACCCCGGTATCGGCGGACCGAAGGTATCTTGCCGTGGTGCTGGCGACTGTCGCAGCCTACGCACTGGCCCTGCTGACCCACTTCACTTCGATCGGGACCACGGGCCTCGTTGCCTTCCTCTGCGGGGGCCTGGTGGGGTCCGACGTCGGGAATCCCGCCGGAGCCGGCAACCGGTTCATCCCGGCCCCTGCTGCCCGGAAATTGCGTGCAGTTCCGCGACTGGCGGGCGTGGTGTTGGTCCTCGCGGCGCTGGTCGTTGCCGTTCCCGCTACCCTCGCTGAATGGCCCATGGTTGCCGGAGCTCGGGCGGCCGCGGCGGGGAACATTGCCGGGGCGCAACAGGCGTTTGTGCAGGCCAGGCAGCTTCGGCCATGGGATAGCGACACCGCGCTGCTTGCAGCCCAGGCGTTCGCCGGCCCGGCGACGGCGGGGGACCAGGAGGCGGCCCGGCACGCCGTGGAATGGGGAAGGCTCGCCCGGGAACGGACGCCCGGTTCGCAGGAGGCGGGCACCGCCTTGGCGGTCGGCTACCTTTACAGCGGCGACGTTCCTGCGGCCAAGGACCTGTTGGACGCGATGGTCGCTGACGCCCCGTATTCGACGGCGCTCTACGTCCACCGCGGTGTGGCACAGTTCGGCCTGGGCCGTTCCGCCGAAGCCATCGCCGACTTGGAGCACGCAGCCTCGCTGGACCCGTCCCTGGAGACGCCGTGGCGGGTTTTGGCGAATATCCACCAGCGGCTCGGCCACGCACAGGAGGCTTTGGCTGCCAGTCAGCGGGCAGATTCCTTAGCGGGGAATTAG
- a CDS encoding beta strand repeat-containing protein has protein sequence MAPANAVDLSDASISGKVTAPAGVDLTSTQVYAHTAGGYSYTGYSQVNEDGTYAINGLPAGTYKIQFSGSNYSGALEQWHAGASSFETATTVTLAAGQALTGINASLVKGATISGRITVPSGVDIGSVGVSVQSTGNEWYSAYGSVNQDGSYSVRGLPAGSYKVQFVGGSSGAVTQWHAAASSFDAATPITLTTGQDLSGINASLVKGASLSGTITVPPGVDPSLVHVEARDINGNTAGYSGISSEGTYSLRGFPAGSYKVLFSSYDTGLLQQWYSGASSFDAATPVILAAGQEKTGINASLVTGGSVSGRVTAPAGTNLTSIQATVYEATGPNPNYVASSSVNADGTYTVGGLNTGSYKVQFLGTNSALLEQWYDGASTFGTAIPVAVTAGQNHSGVDAALVKGASITGKVASAAGVNLSGVWIYLYDSETMSWAGGTQPGADGSYQFAGLAAGSYKIQFSTGSSGALGQWYGGAVAASAATPVAVSSSQDLTLADTVLIKGATISGKVTAPAGVDLSAVSVYAYNSTGSLSYPGYTNVQADGSYKLAGLPQGDYAVSFSGYNSGALDQWHANATSRESATVLPVAAGQDVTGINATLVKGASISGKVTVPAGVTLSGVSVSASGEGSPYGTYASVNADGTYKVKGLPAGSYKVKFSNYNSGALDEWYNNVQTEAAAAPIVLTAGQDKVAVDATLAKGATIGGKVTLPAGVNAFNVTAGLFKAADGASVSSVQLNNDGTYALRGVPAGSYKLRFAGYSSTGLLARWYTNATTLATATPVTVTDGQTLTAINATLVKGGVISGKITAPAGTRLTASEVVATKTGTIDDSAVYGYVNPDGTYSIVGLETGTYKLRFLGGQSGAEDLWYGGTTAATAKSVAVTAGQTVTGADLTVVTGATISGNVAGASGQPGYLLSVLDSAGKLVKNSYSDEAGNYSVVGLAAGSYKVAFNRSSGFTQDEAQYYQNQPESAAGQAQSIPVTSGQTVPNINASLTAGGSVTGTVLDKAGKPVVNAQIQAYTPDGSLVTRSAGTSATGKYTLKGLTTGSYIIKVHGALSGRGDLYSGNKTTEATATKVGVVRGSATTHDLSYAAVVETLTAPTPTVKGTAKVGYTLTAVPGTWGPAGVTLKYQWKANGVAITGATAATSKLTAAQVGKTLTFSVTGTKTGYTTATKTSAATGTVMALNPVLTAPTPKITGTAKVGYTLTAAPGTWGPAPVALKYQWKANGIAIAGATASTYKPSAAVVGKTISVTVTGSKAGYNTAAKTSALTARVAVGTLTATVPRITGTAKVGYTLTAVPGIWGPAPVTLKYQWKANGVAITGATASTYKPAAAVIGKTISVTVTGSKAGYTTAARTSALTARVAVGTLTAPVPVISGAVRVGSALTATGAWGPAPVTLKYQWKANGVAITGATAATYTPTTAVLAKTLTVTVTGSKAGFTTVAKTSAVSVKVAVGVLTAPVPSISGSPTPGSVLTVVPGAWGPAPVTLKYQWYLNGMPLSGATGTTYTPMLPGDAISVSVTGSKPGFTTAVKTSAQTPTMTVREPAPVG, from the coding sequence TTGGCACCGGCCAACGCCGTGGACCTGTCCGACGCCTCGATCAGCGGAAAGGTGACGGCGCCGGCAGGGGTTGACCTCACTTCTACGCAGGTCTACGCACACACCGCCGGCGGCTATTCGTACACCGGCTACAGCCAGGTCAATGAGGACGGCACCTACGCGATCAACGGACTGCCGGCAGGAACCTACAAAATTCAGTTCAGTGGTTCCAACTACTCCGGCGCCCTCGAACAGTGGCATGCCGGAGCTTCCTCGTTCGAGACTGCCACCACCGTTACCCTTGCGGCCGGACAGGCGCTCACAGGCATTAACGCCAGCCTGGTCAAGGGTGCCACCATCAGCGGCCGGATCACGGTGCCCAGCGGCGTGGACATCGGTTCTGTCGGTGTATCAGTCCAAAGCACCGGCAACGAGTGGTACTCCGCATATGGATCGGTCAACCAGGATGGAAGCTACTCGGTCCGCGGTCTGCCTGCCGGCAGCTACAAGGTCCAGTTTGTGGGCGGAAGCTCCGGCGCTGTTACGCAGTGGCATGCGGCAGCAAGCTCCTTTGATGCTGCCACCCCCATCACCTTGACAACCGGCCAGGACCTCAGCGGCATCAATGCATCCCTCGTGAAGGGCGCATCCCTCAGCGGGACCATCACGGTTCCTCCCGGCGTCGATCCGAGCCTGGTGCATGTGGAGGCGCGGGACATCAACGGCAACACCGCAGGCTATTCCGGCATCAGTTCCGAGGGAACCTATAGTCTCCGCGGTTTTCCGGCCGGCAGCTACAAGGTTTTGTTCTCCTCCTATGACACCGGACTGCTGCAACAGTGGTATTCGGGAGCGTCGTCCTTCGACGCCGCAACTCCGGTGATCCTCGCCGCAGGCCAGGAAAAAACCGGAATCAACGCATCCCTCGTCACGGGCGGTTCGGTCAGCGGAAGGGTCACAGCCCCCGCCGGAACCAACCTCACCTCGATCCAGGCCACCGTCTATGAGGCAACCGGACCCAACCCGAACTACGTTGCGTCATCATCAGTCAACGCCGACGGCACATACACGGTGGGTGGGCTTAACACCGGAAGCTACAAAGTGCAGTTCCTCGGGACGAACAGCGCCCTGCTGGAGCAGTGGTATGACGGCGCGTCAACTTTTGGAACAGCCATTCCCGTAGCCGTCACGGCCGGACAGAACCACAGCGGGGTCGATGCTGCGCTGGTGAAAGGCGCGTCCATCACCGGCAAGGTCGCATCCGCCGCAGGCGTCAACCTTTCTGGAGTATGGATCTACCTCTATGATTCGGAAACTATGTCCTGGGCCGGGGGGACGCAGCCCGGCGCGGACGGTTCCTACCAATTCGCAGGCCTCGCCGCTGGATCGTACAAAATCCAGTTCAGCACGGGCAGCTCCGGAGCACTCGGGCAGTGGTACGGCGGTGCAGTCGCGGCATCTGCCGCCACGCCCGTCGCAGTCAGCAGCAGCCAGGATCTGACACTGGCCGACACTGTGCTCATCAAGGGTGCAACCATCTCCGGCAAAGTCACTGCGCCCGCGGGCGTTGACCTTTCCGCCGTCTCCGTCTATGCGTACAACTCCACAGGCAGCTTGTCGTACCCCGGCTACACCAACGTGCAGGCCGACGGCAGCTACAAGCTCGCCGGTCTCCCCCAAGGCGATTACGCCGTTTCGTTCTCGGGCTACAACTCCGGGGCCCTGGACCAGTGGCACGCGAATGCCACCTCCCGGGAATCGGCCACCGTACTGCCCGTCGCCGCGGGCCAGGACGTCACAGGCATCAATGCGACCCTGGTGAAGGGTGCAAGCATCAGCGGCAAAGTCACGGTTCCGGCCGGGGTAACCCTGTCCGGCGTGTCCGTGTCTGCCAGCGGGGAGGGCAGCCCCTACGGCACGTACGCGAGCGTGAACGCGGACGGCACGTACAAGGTGAAGGGCCTCCCGGCTGGCAGCTACAAGGTCAAATTCTCCAACTACAACTCCGGGGCGCTGGACGAGTGGTACAACAACGTGCAGACCGAGGCCGCTGCCGCGCCCATTGTCCTGACCGCGGGCCAGGACAAGGTGGCCGTCGACGCAACACTGGCGAAGGGCGCAACCATCGGCGGGAAGGTCACCCTGCCCGCTGGCGTGAACGCCTTTAACGTCACCGCCGGCCTCTTCAAGGCAGCCGACGGTGCCTCGGTCAGTTCTGTCCAGCTCAACAACGACGGCACGTATGCGCTGCGCGGAGTCCCGGCAGGCAGCTACAAGCTTCGGTTCGCCGGATACAGCAGCACCGGTTTGCTGGCCAGATGGTACACCAATGCCACTACGCTGGCCACTGCCACTCCGGTGACAGTCACCGACGGCCAGACCCTCACGGCCATCAACGCCACCCTCGTCAAGGGCGGCGTGATCAGCGGCAAGATCACGGCTCCGGCGGGGACACGGCTGACGGCGTCGGAGGTCGTCGCCACGAAGACCGGAACCATCGATGATTCGGCCGTCTACGGCTATGTCAACCCGGACGGTACCTACAGCATTGTCGGACTGGAAACGGGCACCTACAAGCTGCGCTTCCTCGGCGGCCAGAGCGGTGCCGAGGACCTCTGGTACGGAGGAACAACAGCCGCCACCGCCAAATCCGTAGCGGTAACCGCGGGGCAGACTGTCACTGGCGCGGACCTGACGGTTGTTACGGGGGCGACCATCAGCGGCAACGTCGCCGGGGCAAGCGGCCAGCCCGGCTACCTGCTCAGCGTCCTTGATTCAGCGGGCAAGCTGGTCAAGAACAGCTACTCGGATGAGGCCGGCAACTACAGCGTGGTCGGCCTCGCTGCGGGATCCTACAAAGTGGCGTTCAACCGCTCCAGCGGGTTCACCCAGGACGAGGCGCAGTACTACCAGAACCAGCCGGAATCCGCCGCGGGGCAGGCACAGTCCATCCCGGTCACCTCCGGACAGACAGTGCCGAACATCAACGCCAGCCTCACAGCCGGCGGCTCCGTGACCGGCACCGTGCTGGACAAGGCCGGCAAGCCGGTCGTCAATGCCCAGATTCAGGCCTACACGCCGGACGGCTCGCTGGTTACCCGCAGCGCGGGCACCAGCGCCACCGGCAAGTACACCCTGAAGGGTCTTACCACCGGCAGCTACATCATCAAGGTGCACGGAGCCTTGTCCGGACGCGGTGACCTCTACTCCGGCAACAAGACCACGGAGGCCACGGCAACCAAGGTCGGCGTGGTCAGGGGCAGCGCCACAACGCACGACCTGTCCTACGCGGCAGTAGTGGAGACCCTGACCGCGCCCACCCCCACGGTCAAGGGAACGGCCAAGGTGGGCTACACGCTGACGGCGGTTCCCGGAACCTGGGGACCTGCAGGTGTCACGCTGAAGTACCAGTGGAAGGCCAACGGCGTCGCCATTACCGGCGCCACCGCCGCCACGTCCAAGCTGACGGCGGCACAGGTGGGCAAGACGCTGACCTTCAGCGTGACGGGTACCAAGACCGGATACACCACGGCAACCAAGACCTCTGCCGCCACCGGCACGGTCATGGCCCTCAACCCGGTCCTGACCGCGCCGACTCCCAAGATCACCGGAACGGCCAAGGTGGGCTACACGCTGACCGCCGCTCCGGGAACCTGGGGACCGGCACCCGTTGCCCTGAAATACCAGTGGAAGGCCAACGGGATCGCGATCGCCGGCGCCACGGCGAGCACCTACAAGCCGTCCGCGGCGGTGGTCGGCAAGACCATCAGTGTCACGGTCACCGGCAGCAAGGCCGGCTACAACACCGCGGCCAAGACGTCGGCACTCACCGCAAGGGTCGCCGTCGGAACCCTCACCGCAACGGTTCCCAGGATCACGGGCACCGCCAAGGTGGGCTATACACTGACGGCGGTTCCCGGCATCTGGGGCCCGGCTCCGGTCACCCTGAAGTACCAGTGGAAGGCGAACGGCGTTGCCATTACCGGCGCCACCGCCAGCACCTACAAGCCGGCTGCGGCTGTGATCGGCAAGACCATCAGCGTGACGGTCACCGGCTCGAAGGCGGGCTATACGACGGCGGCCAGGACGTCGGCACTGACCGCAAGGGTCGCCGTCGGGACCCTCACCGCTCCGGTTCCCGTGATCAGCGGCGCCGTCAGGGTGGGGTCCGCCCTCACGGCCACAGGCGCCTGGGGTCCGGCTCCGGTCACCCTGAAGTACCAGTGGAAGGCGAACGGCGTTGCCATCACGGGTGCCACGGCAGCCACTTACACGCCCACAACCGCGGTGCTGGCCAAGACCCTCACGGTGACGGTGACGGGTTCCAAGGCCGGTTTCACCACGGTTGCCAAGACCAGCGCGGTGTCGGTCAAGGTGGCGGTTGGCGTACTGACGGCCCCCGTGCCCAGCATCTCGGGTTCGCCAACACCGGGATCGGTGCTCACGGTTGTTCCTGGGGCGTGGGGGCCGGCACCGGTCACCCTGAAGTACCAGTGGTACCTCAACGGAATGCCTCTTTCCGGGGCCACCGGCACCACCTATACGCCGATGCTTCCCGGAGACGCGATCAGCGTCAGTGTCACGGGCTCCAAGCCCGGCTTTACGACGGCGGTGAAAACCTCCGCCCAGACGCCGACAATGACGGTGCGTGAGCCGGCTCCGGTGGGCTAA
- a CDS encoding YcnI family copper-binding membrane protein yields MKTSLRRTLKSTAAATLAAGFLAAGAAAASAHVTVDPSATSEGGFTKLTFSVPNESETAKTNRLEVKLPTDTPLTSVSVLPIDGWKAQVITTTLPKPVEVAGATVTKAPTSVVWTADAAHQIGQNQFQMFTLSVGRLPAAGTTVILPAAQGYTDGTTVNWADAAAEHHHASATSSAPAAEAKKSRPAPTFVTTAADGEGAHAAASPAATQASAVTPAASASSSGADTAGWVGLAAGLIGLAAGVTALARTRASRGD; encoded by the coding sequence ATGAAAACCTCCCTTCGCCGTACCCTCAAGAGCACCGCGGCCGCCACACTGGCGGCCGGATTCCTGGCTGCCGGCGCGGCCGCAGCTTCCGCCCACGTCACCGTTGACCCCTCCGCCACCTCGGAGGGCGGCTTCACCAAGCTGACGTTCAGCGTCCCCAACGAATCCGAGACCGCCAAGACCAACCGGCTCGAAGTGAAGCTGCCCACGGACACGCCGCTGACCTCCGTCTCGGTCCTGCCCATTGACGGATGGAAGGCCCAGGTCATTACCACCACCCTGCCCAAGCCGGTCGAGGTGGCCGGGGCAACCGTGACCAAGGCGCCCACCAGCGTGGTGTGGACTGCCGACGCCGCGCACCAGATCGGGCAGAACCAGTTCCAGATGTTCACCCTGTCCGTCGGCCGCCTCCCCGCAGCCGGCACCACGGTGATCCTGCCCGCGGCGCAGGGCTACACGGACGGGACCACCGTCAACTGGGCCGACGCCGCAGCCGAGCACCACCACGCCTCCGCAACGTCGTCCGCGCCCGCCGCGGAAGCTAAAAAGTCCCGCCCTGCACCGACCTTCGTCACCACGGCAGCCGACGGTGAGGGCGCCCACGCAGCGGCCAGCCCGGCGGCCACGCAGGCGTCGGCGGTGACGCCGGCCGCTTCGGCTTCCTCCTCCGGTGCCGACACCGCCGGGTGGGTGGGGCTGGCCGCAGGACTGATCGGCCTTGCCGCGGGCGTGACAGCGCTGGCCCGTACCCGCGCCAGCCGCGGCGACTAG
- a CDS encoding CsbD family protein — translation MGLGDKIHNAAEKLHGRSKEAAGRATGDERLRSEGRARHIRADLKQAGEKIKDAFRRH, via the coding sequence ATGGGTTTGGGTGACAAGATCCACAACGCCGCCGAAAAACTCCACGGCAGAAGCAAGGAAGCGGCCGGCCGTGCCACCGGAGACGAACGGCTCCGGTCCGAAGGCAGGGCCCGCCACATCAGGGCCGACCTCAAGCAGGCCGGCGAAAAGATCAAGGACGCCTTCAGGAGGCACTAA